One Thauera sp. K11 DNA window includes the following coding sequences:
- a CDS encoding ExeA family protein, with the protein MALQLKIVLRLAHLRQSDLARHLGVSDAAVAQILNHDIWPRTRTRLDLETAILAWLDARGLGVPGVFEMEPDRANDPAPDSPTSSKTHEGATMLLDPQPLSQRARERFGLRRNPFHVDLDGPDDVYLTPHMRERLIDMESAVLNRRFIAIYGESGSGKTELRKLLLDRVEGRAIVINPRATIGMTETDRKGHTLRIDDIYHAIAMALDPSEPLKRNREDRAAQLRDMLMEAAAPVCLVIEEAHRTPTVTLQSLKSLRESNNGWGAALGVLLIGQQELHTRLSKPSLREVGQRAERCELQPLGKYMAEYMAHRFARAGGELSKVWEPGAVAALEQRLVSRQTVRQGGVEREVTTSLAYPLMTGNCAVSVMNFAASLGAAQVSADIVQEWRMGA; encoded by the coding sequence ATGGCACTGCAACTCAAGATCGTGCTGCGCCTGGCGCACCTGCGCCAATCCGATCTCGCCCGCCACTTGGGCGTGAGCGATGCCGCGGTGGCGCAGATCCTCAACCACGACATCTGGCCGAGGACCCGCACGCGACTGGACCTGGAAACGGCAATTCTGGCCTGGCTGGACGCCCGTGGCCTGGGCGTGCCGGGCGTATTCGAGATGGAGCCGGATCGCGCCAACGACCCGGCTCCGGATTCCCCCACATCATCCAAGACCCATGAAGGAGCAACCATGTTACTGGACCCGCAACCCTTGTCGCAACGCGCAAGGGAACGCTTCGGCCTGCGCCGCAACCCGTTCCATGTCGATTTGGATGGGCCGGACGACGTGTATCTGACACCCCACATGCGTGAGCGCTTGATCGATATGGAGAGCGCCGTGCTCAACCGCCGCTTCATCGCGATCTACGGCGAGTCGGGCAGCGGCAAGACGGAATTGCGCAAGCTGCTGCTGGATCGCGTCGAAGGGCGCGCGATCGTCATCAACCCGCGGGCCACGATCGGCATGACCGAAACGGACCGCAAGGGCCACACGCTGCGGATCGATGATATCTACCACGCGATCGCGATGGCACTGGACCCGAGCGAGCCGCTCAAGCGCAACCGCGAAGACCGCGCTGCGCAGCTGCGCGACATGCTCATGGAGGCCGCCGCGCCAGTGTGCCTGGTCATCGAGGAGGCGCACCGGACGCCGACCGTGACGCTGCAAAGTCTCAAGAGCCTGCGTGAGTCCAACAACGGCTGGGGCGCAGCGCTGGGCGTTCTCCTGATCGGCCAGCAAGAACTGCACACGAGGCTCTCCAAGCCAAGTTTGCGTGAAGTGGGTCAGCGCGCGGAGCGCTGCGAGCTGCAGCCCCTGGGCAAATACATGGCGGAGTACATGGCGCACCGTTTCGCGCGCGCAGGCGGCGAGCTGAGCAAAGTGTGGGAGCCCGGGGCCGTCGCGGCCCTCGAACAGCGCCTGGTGAGCCGCCAGACGGTCCGCCAGGGCGGCGTTGAGCGCGAGGTGACGACCAGCCTGGCCTATCCCCTGATGACAGGAAATTGCGCAGTGAGCGTCATGAATTTTGCTGCGAGCCTCGGGGCGGCACAGGTGAGCGCTGACATCGTCCAGGAATGGAGGATGGGAGCGTGA
- a CDS encoding DDE-type integrase/transposase/recombinase — MPNDDALLVAAMPFVERWMSAPHGGKSGVVADACQRLGGISPQSFHRLANRVVGVRRRSRRSDAGQLTLTHAEAQMISAYLMSAFSRHGKQRASVTQTLAELRANRILRAERVIPATGEVVTLSDAAVTRALRHYGLHPEQLNRQTPYVHLTSPHANWCWQMDASVCVIYYLPREGAMIREMTEAEFYAGKPQNWNRIAGQMVIRYLMTEHRWGMMRLGYVQGAESGEHACDHLIRSMLRPDDARGMLWGTPNHLMVDPGSAQTGSQFRRLCRRMGINLIINKPGNPRAKGQVEVGHNIVERNFEHGLKLLGREIRGLDDLNRLGGVWQRWFNTTAIHSRHGRTRFAGWAQEVAEYLIAPPSEAAMRDLAIRDPKTPTVAGDLSVAYEGGRYYVGHVPDIRVGETVQVCLNPWRDGEVVLIRDDDRGRELQFPLPEMVRDEAGQYPTHGATIGVDYSAPPDTAIDANRKAVTKLIAGEAALKAAEKKLRRKDTVPLEAFGIDPLKRAREADLPAEVPEAAATRALETAPAMVISLVRAARLIRDGLARELTDAEFEWISRRWTKGVPEQQIGALITQFGSTADASVAPPPPAAERIERVA, encoded by the coding sequence ATGCCGAATGACGACGCCCTGCTAGTGGCCGCAATGCCATTCGTGGAGCGCTGGATGTCAGCCCCCCATGGCGGCAAGTCCGGCGTGGTGGCTGACGCGTGCCAGCGGCTGGGCGGCATCAGCCCGCAGAGCTTCCATCGTCTTGCAAATCGGGTGGTTGGCGTGCGCCGCCGCTCACGCAGGTCGGACGCCGGCCAGCTGACGCTCACCCACGCCGAGGCGCAAATGATTTCCGCGTACTTGATGTCCGCCTTCAGCCGGCACGGCAAGCAGCGCGCCAGTGTGACGCAGACGCTGGCCGAGCTGCGCGCCAACCGGATTTTGCGGGCGGAGCGGGTGATTCCAGCGACCGGGGAGGTCGTGACGCTCTCGGACGCCGCGGTGACCCGCGCCTTGCGCCATTACGGACTCCACCCGGAGCAGCTCAACCGGCAGACGCCCTACGTGCACCTCACCAGCCCGCACGCCAACTGGTGCTGGCAGATGGACGCCTCGGTGTGCGTGATCTATTACCTGCCCCGCGAAGGGGCAATGATCCGCGAAATGACGGAAGCCGAGTTCTATGCCGGCAAGCCGCAAAACTGGAACCGAATCGCCGGGCAGATGGTGATCCGTTACCTGATGACCGAGCACCGCTGGGGGATGATGCGGCTGGGCTACGTGCAGGGCGCGGAGAGCGGCGAACATGCCTGCGACCACCTCATCCGCAGCATGCTGCGCCCGGACGATGCGCGCGGAATGCTGTGGGGCACTCCCAATCACCTGATGGTGGACCCAGGCTCGGCGCAGACCGGCAGTCAGTTCCGCCGGCTGTGCCGGCGCATGGGCATCAACCTCATCATCAACAAGCCGGGCAATCCGCGCGCGAAGGGTCAGGTCGAAGTCGGACACAACATCGTGGAGCGCAACTTCGAGCACGGTCTCAAGTTGCTCGGGCGCGAGATCCGCGGGCTGGACGATCTCAACCGCCTGGGCGGCGTCTGGCAGCGCTGGTTCAACACCACGGCCATCCACAGCCGCCACGGGCGTACCCGCTTCGCGGGCTGGGCCCAGGAGGTGGCGGAGTACTTGATCGCGCCGCCGAGTGAGGCCGCGATGCGCGATCTCGCGATCCGCGACCCGAAGACACCCACGGTGGCGGGCGACCTGTCCGTCGCGTACGAGGGCGGACGCTACTACGTCGGCCACGTGCCTGACATCCGCGTCGGCGAGACGGTGCAGGTGTGCCTCAATCCGTGGCGCGACGGCGAGGTGGTGCTGATCCGCGATGACGACAGGGGCCGCGAACTGCAGTTTCCGTTGCCGGAGATGGTCCGCGATGAGGCCGGGCAGTACCCGACGCACGGCGCAACCATCGGCGTGGACTACAGCGCGCCGCCCGACACGGCGATCGACGCCAACCGCAAGGCAGTCACAAAGCTGATCGCGGGCGAGGCCGCGCTGAAGGCTGCAGAAAAGAAATTGCGCAGGAAGGACACGGTGCCGCTCGAAGCCTTCGGCATCGATCCCCTCAAGCGCGCCCGCGAAGCCGATCTGCCAGCCGAGGTGCCCGAGGCCGCCGCAACCCGCGCGCTTGAGACAGCGCCGGCGATGGTGATTTCGCTGGTGCGTGCGGCACGCCTGATCCGCGACGGCCTGGCGCGCGAGCTGACCGACGCGGAATTCGAGTGGATCAGCCGGCGCTGGACCAAGGGCGTGCCGGAGCAACAGATCGGTGCGCTGATCACGCAGTTCGGCAGTACCGCCGATGCATCCGTCGCGCCGCCGCCGCCGGCGGCCGAGCGAATCGAGCGGGTGGCGTGA